One Phycisphaeraceae bacterium genomic region harbors:
- a CDS encoding peptide ABC transporter substrate-binding protein, with product MRYLMPLMLALLLALSSCGRSPEPREADLIFVSIEHKFLDPQRMTWLHDIRIGECLFEPLLRFRLTDMTVEGATAERWEVSKDGLTYTFHLRPAAQWSNGDPVTAQDFAFAWRRALLQEFACDYSQFFFRIKGARDFFDWRTEQLARFNQSGADKPGAAKLWEQTQKKFKETVGIATPDDLTLVVTLEKPCPYFIELCAFTTFVPNHRASLEKEIKLNDSTGLLEMDDTYWTDPKRLIGNGPYVLVRRNFKIDLLLHQNPCYWNKAGMGNTSILEKVSEDPQSAMMIYNNGEADWLPDMPTASALAADLVAQKRSDVHLVPSVATYFYNFNCSQTLPDGRKNPLSDPRVRRALSMGIDRDTIVRQVTRLNQPTAVTFTPPGTLPGYQSPVEAGTHYDIEAAKKLLAEAGYPGGKGLTGISILFNTGQGHETVAQFIKRTWEEKLGVVVTLEPMEQNNFADRLKKHEFTISRASWFADYRDPTTFLDKFQTGNGNNDPGYQNLGYDERLQQAESETDPARRMAILRDAESLLMSEQPIAPIYHYVNLHVFNADKVKNMNLNAWNFRRLELVKVEK from the coding sequence ATGCGATACCTCATGCCCCTGATGCTCGCGCTCCTGCTCGCCCTCTCGTCCTGCGGACGATCTCCGGAGCCGCGCGAAGCGGACCTCATCTTCGTCTCCATCGAACATAAGTTTCTCGACCCGCAGCGCATGACCTGGCTGCATGACATCCGCATCGGCGAATGTCTCTTTGAGCCGCTGCTGCGCTTCCGGTTGACCGACATGACGGTCGAAGGCGCGACAGCGGAGCGATGGGAAGTATCCAAGGATGGTCTGACCTACACCTTCCACCTGCGGCCGGCGGCGCAATGGTCCAACGGCGACCCGGTCACCGCGCAAGACTTCGCCTTTGCGTGGCGACGCGCGCTGCTCCAGGAGTTCGCCTGCGATTACTCGCAATTCTTCTTCCGCATCAAAGGAGCACGCGATTTCTTCGACTGGCGCACCGAGCAACTGGCACGCTTCAATCAGTCCGGTGCCGACAAACCCGGCGCGGCAAAGCTCTGGGAGCAGACGCAGAAAAAGTTCAAGGAGACGGTCGGCATCGCCACGCCTGATGACCTGACGCTCGTCGTCACGCTCGAAAAGCCATGCCCTTACTTCATCGAACTCTGCGCGTTCACCACCTTTGTCCCCAATCACCGCGCCAGTCTCGAAAAGGAAATCAAGCTCAACGACAGCACCGGCCTGCTCGAGATGGACGACACCTACTGGACCGATCCCAAGCGGCTCATCGGCAACGGGCCTTACGTCCTGGTCCGGCGCAATTTCAAGATCGACCTGCTGCTCCACCAGAACCCCTGCTACTGGAACAAGGCGGGAATGGGCAACACTTCGATCCTCGAAAAAGTCAGTGAAGACCCACAATCCGCCATGATGATTTACAACAACGGTGAAGCGGACTGGCTGCCCGACATGCCCACCGCGTCGGCACTGGCGGCTGATCTGGTCGCGCAGAAACGCAGCGACGTCCACCTGGTGCCCTCGGTGGCGACGTACTTTTACAACTTCAACTGCAGCCAGACGCTGCCCGACGGCCGAAAAAATCCGCTGTCGGACCCGCGCGTCCGACGCGCGCTGTCGATGGGGATCGACCGTGACACGATCGTGCGTCAAGTCACGCGGCTCAACCAGCCGACCGCGGTGACCTTCACCCCGCCGGGTACGCTGCCCGGTTACCAGTCACCCGTCGAGGCCGGCACGCACTACGACATCGAGGCCGCCAAAAAACTGCTCGCCGAAGCGGGCTATCCGGGCGGCAAGGGTCTCACCGGCATTTCCATCCTCTTCAATACCGGACAGGGCCATGAGACCGTCGCTCAATTCATCAAGCGGACCTGGGAAGAAAAACTCGGCGTCGTGGTAACGCTCGAACCGATGGAGCAAAACAACTTCGCGGATCGGCTCAAGAAACATGAGTTCACGATTTCACGCGCCAGTTGGTTTGCCGACTACCGCGACCCGACGACGTTTCTGGACAAGTTCCAGACCGGGAACGGCAACAACGATCCGGGCTATCAAAATCTGGGCTACGACGAGCGACTCCAGCAAGCTGAGAGCGAGACGGATCCGGCGCGGCGGATGGCGATCCTGCGCGACGCGGAGTCGCTGCTGATGAGCGAGCAGCCGATCGCGCCGATCTATCACTACGTCAACCTGCACGTCTTCAACGCTGACAAAGTTAAGAACATGAACCTCAACGCATGGAACTTCCGCCGACTGGAGCTGGTGAAGGTGGAGAAATAG